A region of Sugiyamaella lignohabitans strain CBS 10342 chromosome A, complete sequence DNA encodes the following proteins:
- the MPE1 gene encoding Mpe1p (Essential conserved subunit of CPF cleavage and polyadenylation factor; plays a role in 3' end formation of mRNA via the specific cleavage and polyadenylation of pre-mRNA, contains a putative RNA-binding zinc knuckle motif; relocalizes to the cytosol in response to hypoxia; GO_component: GO:0005829 - cytosol [Evidence IDA] [PMID 22932476]; GO_component: GO:0005847 - mRNA cleavage and polyadenylation specificity factor complex [Evidence IPI] [PMID 11713271]; GO_component: GO:0005847 - mRNA cleavage and polyadenylation specificity factor complex [Evidence IDA] [PMID 12819204]; GO_component: GO:0005634 - nucleus [Evidence IEA,IEA,IEA]; GO_component: GO:0005634 - nucleus [Evidence IDA] [PMID 22932476]; GO_function: GO:0003723 - RNA binding [Evidence IC] [PMID 11713271]; GO_function: GO:0046872 - metal ion binding [Evidence IEA]; GO_function: GO:0003676 - nucleic acid binding [Evidence IEA]; GO_function: GO:0008270 - zinc ion binding [Evidence IEA]; GO_process: GO:0006379 - mRNA cleavage [Evidence IDA,IGI,IMP,IPI] [PMID 11713271]; GO_process: GO:0006378 - mRNA polyadenylation [Evidence IDA,IGI,IMP,IPI] [PMID 11713271]; GO_process: GO:0006397 - mRNA processing [Evidence IEA]) has translation MSVIARRMPTARPGKDSAAKYVSGSMTIGIKNSSRREDTRMAAIKPATYNPPASTTTVPSAAGGNNSEEDMISAMFQAQGEQWQQTQDEMSTKTPVYYSSHSKGGFQGHVPDYAPPPGYLCYRCGQKGHWIQACPTNNDPNWEGKRVRRTTGIPRSMLRTVAKPKDDESGNYMINDEGEYVVAIADNASWKSFQDKQKNQSKDGEIPTDPELICPLTHKLFVNPVKTPCCKTTYSEDAIQQALLDSDFVCPKCKTEEVLLDQLTPDLEMQERVKKYKAEKESGPSTSDTSKDQKPNGAQATKDQEDKEDESESNTSLRRKRDRSSDGSGSDRESDGESTKRRRDRSTGPAEEIKRESSNAPEKMPNNMPMPGQFPPWMMMMPGMPGMPPMPMPIPGMPGMPPMPGMPPMPMMPLPGMPGANAGGIPGLSSGWQNDKSNNNGIGNGSSNKNNDSSSGSQNGQNNRKRRNQRSADFQVL, from the coding sequence ATGTCGGTGATAGCTCGCCGGATGCCTACTGCGAGACCTGGTAAGGACAGTGCTGCTAAATATGTGAGTGGCTCAATGACAATCGGCATTAAAAATTCAAGTCGAAGAGAAGACACTAGAATGGCTGCTATCAAACCTGCCACTTATAATCCCCCTGCTTCGACAACAACTGTTCCATCAGCAGCGGGTGGAAATAATTCTGAAGAGGATATGATTTCAGCTATGTTCCAAGCACAAGGTGAACAGTGGCAACAAACTCAGGATGAAATGTCTACCAAAACTCCTGTATATTATAGTTCGCACTCCAAAGGTGGATTTCAAGGACATGTTCCTGACTATGCTCCACCTCCTGGCTATTTATGTTATAGATGCGGTCAAAAGGGTCACTGGATCCAGGCTTGCCCTACTAATAACGACCCTAATTGGGAAGGTAAAAGAGTGCGTAGAACTACCGGAATTCCTCGTAGTATGCTTCGTACTGTTGCCAAACCAAAGGACGATGAATCGGGAAATTACATGATTAATGATGAAGGTGAATATGTGGTGGCTATAGCTGATAATGCATCCTGGAAGAGTTTTCAAGATAAACAAAAGAATCAGTCAAAGGATGGTGAGATTCCTACTGATCCAGAGCTGATATGTCCATTGACACATAAGCTATTTGTAAACCCAGTAAAAACTCCTTGCTGTAAGACGACATATTCTGAAGATGCCATTCAACAAGCCTTGTTAGACAGTGATTTCGTCTGCCCCAAATGTAAAACAGAAGAAGTCTTACTTGATCAGTTGACCCCTGATTTAGAAATGCAAGAAAGAGTCAAGAAGTACAAAGCTGAAAAGGAGAGTGGCCCGTCGACAAGTGATACCTCTAAAGACCAGAAACCTAATGGGGCTCAAGCCACAAAGGACCAGGAGGAtaaagaagatgaatctGAATCAAATACTTCTTTGAGACGGAAACGAGACCGTAGCAGCGATGGGTCTGGGTCTGATAGGGAGAGCGATGGTGAATCCACAAAAAGACGGAGAGACAGGTCGACAGGTCCAGCTGAAGAGATTAAACGCGAGTCGTCCAATGCACCTGAGAAAATGCCAAATAACATGCCCATGCCGGGACAATTTCCTCcatggatgatgatgatgccaGGTATGCCGGGAATGCCTCCAATGCCCATGCCTATCCCTGGAATGCCTGGCATGCCACCTATGCCTGGCATGCCACCTATGCCTATGATGCCTTTGCCGGGTATGCCCGGTGCAAATGCAGGTGGTATTCCTGGACTGTCATCTGGTTGGCAAAATgacaaatcaaacaatAATGGCATTGGAAATGGATCTtctaacaaaaataatgataGTAGTAGTGGAAGTCAGAACGGACAGAACAACCGCAAACGAAGGAACCAACGATCTGCCGACTTCCAGGTATTGTGA
- the PRP28 gene encoding Prp28p (RNA helicase in the DEAD-box family; involved in RNA isomerization at the 5' splice site; GO_component: GO:0005682 - U5 snRNP [Evidence IDA] [PMID 11720284]; GO_component: GO:0005737 - cytoplasm [Evidence IEA,IEA]; GO_component: GO:0005634 - nucleus [Evidence IEA,IEA]; GO_component: GO:0005681 - spliceosomal complex [Evidence TAS] [PMID 9476892]; GO_function: GO:0005524 - ATP binding [Evidence IEA,IEA]; GO_function: GO:0004004 - ATP-dependent RNA helicase activity [Evidence TAS] [PMID 9476892]; GO_function: GO:0008026 - ATP-dependent helicase activity [Evidence IEA]; GO_function: GO:0004386 - helicase activity [Evidence IEA,IEA]; GO_function: GO:0016787 - hydrolase activity [Evidence IEA]; GO_function: GO:0003676 - nucleic acid binding [Evidence IEA]; GO_function: GO:0000166 - nucleotide binding [Evidence IEA]; GO_process: GO:0006200 - ATP catabolic process [Evidence IEA]; GO_process: GO:0008380 - RNA splicing [Evidence IEA]; GO_process: GO:0000354 - cis assembly of pre-catalytic spliceosome [Evidence TAS] [PMID 9476892]; GO_process: GO:0006397 - mRNA processing [Evidence IEA]), producing MAVPLSVEELVQKKKAEAEQSSKPKFLSRAQREKLALERRVKEVGKSQVTTNRSAVPVRHNEKPEVTESEANSQATEGTQTNKSVRLRERTKFRFGWEANDDTLNESDELYQLAAGNANIANLPPGAGFEERKRRQQEIDRFKNKRSRTDIDDIHWTRKSLDEMKDRDWRIFKEDYKIVTKSIGPNKVNFIRFWHESGLPPTILDTIKELKYKEPTAIQRAAIPIALQHKDVIGIAETGSGKTASFVIPMLVYVMGLPPITEESKANGPYSIILAPTRELAQQIEAETIKFARPLGMRCVSLVGGRSIEEQAFNLQDGAEIIIATPGRLVDCIERRIVALNQCCYVIMDEADRMVDLGFEEQLNKILDALPVSNEKPSEADDDIPNNKRGTTLGKKYRQTMMYTATWPKAIERMAERYLRNPGIVTIGSLGQATDRVEQRVEYVNGEEKRKKRMLDILNKEGFTAPIIIFVNLRRNCDVVAKALQSEGWKAATMHGSKSQEQREQALSQLRLGTIDCLVATDVAGRGIDVPDISLVINFQMSKSIEAYTHRIGRTGRAGKSGVAITFVGDEDEAVLYDLKVLLQKSGVHKMPQELRQAVRRAPGTFQVENKDDGNDV from the coding sequence ATGGCAGTTCCATTATCTGTTGAAGAGTTAgttcagaagaagaaggctgaAGCTGAACAATCCTCGAAACCAAAATTCTTATCTCGAGCTCAGCGAGAGAAGTTGGCATTGGAGAGAAGGGTCAAGGAAGTTGGCAAGAGCCAGGTTACAACCAATCGATCAGCTGTACCAGTAAGGCACAATGAGAAGCCCGAGGTTACTGAGTCTGAGGCCAATTCACAAGCAACTGAGGGTACTCAAACTAATAAATCCGTTCGTCTAAGGGAACGAACAAAATTCAGATTTGGATGGGAAGCGAACGACGACACTCTGAACGAATCAGATGAACTTTATCAACTTGCAGCAGGAAATGCTAATATTGCCAATTTGCCACCTGGAGCTGGCTTTGAAGAACGAAAACGACGACAGCAGGAGATAGATCGGTTTAAAAATAAGCGATCGAGAACCGATATTGACGATATACACTGGACTAGGAAAAGTCTGGACGAGATGAAAGATCGAGACTGGAGGATTTTTAAAGAAGATTACAAAATTGTCACTAAATCTATAGGTCCAAATAAGGTTAATTTCATCCGTTTCTGGCATGAATCTGGCTTGCCTCCTACAATATTGGATACAATCAAAGAGCTTAAATATAAAGAGCCGACAGCTATTCAAAGGGCGGCAATTCCCATCGCATTGCAGCATAAAGATGTTATTGGTATTGCTGAAACTGGTTCAGGAAAGACAGCTAGTTTTGTCATTCCTATGCTTGTATACGTTATGGGTCTCCCTCCTATAACGGAGGAGTCCAAGGCAAATGGCCCTTATTCGATCATACTTGCCCCCACAAGAGAACTGGCCCAACAAATAGAGGCAGAAACTATAAAATTTGCGAGACCCTTGGGGATGCGGTGTGTATCGTTGGTCGGAGGACGTAGTATTGAGGAACAGGCTTTCAATTTACAAGATGGTGCAGAAATAATCATTGCGACACCAGGTAGATTAGTCGATTGTATCGAACGACGAATTGTTGCACTTAACCAATGTTGTTACGTTATTATGGATGAAGCAGACCGTATGGTGGATCTTGGATTCGAAGAACAATTAAATAAGATTTTAGACGCACTGCCGGTCAGTAATGAGAAGCCATCGGAGgcagatgatgatatcCCGAATAACAAAAGAGGAACTACATTGGGTAAAAAATATCGCCAAACTATGATGTACACTGCTACTTGGCCCAAAGCAATTGAGCGCATGGCGGAAAGATATCTCCGTAATCCCGGCATTGTGACAATTGGCAGCCTTGGTCAAGCTACAGATCGTGTGGAACAACGGGTAGAGTATGTCAATGGTGAAGAAAAACGTAAGAAGCGTATGCTAGATATTCTTAACAAAGAGGGGTTCACCGCGCCAATCATTATATTTGTCAACCTTCGCCGTAATTGCGACGTTGTTGCGAAAGCATTACAATCTGAGGGATGGAAAGCAGCAACAATGCATGGAAGTAAATCACAAGAACAAAGAGAACAAGCCCTATCGCAATTGCGTCTTGGAACTATTGATTGCCTTGTTGCTACAGATGTCGCTGGGCGTGGTATAGATGTACCCGATATTTCGCTGGTTATTAATTTTCAGatgtcaaaatcaatagAAGCATATACCCATAGGATTGGACGTACTGGTAGAGCTGGGAAGTCAGGTGTAGCTATTACATTTGTTGgcgatgaagatgaagcagttCTTTATGATTTGAAGGTTCTCTTGCAAAAATCAGGCGTGCATAAAATGCCACAAGAATTACGACAGGCCGTTAGAAGAGCTCCTGGTACCTTCCAAGTTGAGAATAAAGATGATGGTAATGATGTGTAA
- the TIF35 gene encoding Tif35p (eIF3g subunit of the eukaryotic translation initiation factor 3 (eIF3); subunit of the core complex of eIF3; is essential for translation; stimulates resumption of ribosomal scanning during translation reinitiation; GO_component: GO:0005737 - cytoplasm [Evidence IEA,IEA,IEA,IEA]; GO_component: GO:0016282 - eukaryotic 43S preinitiation complex [Evidence IEA]; GO_component: GO:0033290 - eukaryotic 48S preinitiation complex [Evidence IEA]; GO_component: GO:0005852 - eukaryotic translation initiation factor 3 complex [Evidence IEA,IEA]; GO_component: GO:0005852 - eukaryotic translation initiation factor 3 complex [Evidence IDA,IPI] [PMID 9660829]; GO_component: GO:0005852 - eukaryotic translation initiation factor 3 complex [Evidence IDA,IPI] [PMID 9671501]; GO_component: GO:0043614 - multi-eIF complex [Evidence IDA] [PMID 15838098]; GO_function: GO:0003723 - RNA binding [Evidence IEA,IEA]; GO_function: GO:0003676 - nucleic acid binding [Evidence IEA]; GO_function: GO:0000166 - nucleotide binding [Evidence IEA]; GO_function: GO:0003743 - translation initiation factor activity [Evidence IEA,IEA,IEA]; GO_function: GO:0003743 - translation initiation factor activity [Evidence IDA] [PMID 9671501]; GO_process: GO:0001731 - formation of translation preinitiation complex [Evidence IEA]; GO_process: GO:0006446 - regulation of translational initiation [Evidence IEA]; GO_process: GO:0006412 - translation [Evidence IEA]; GO_process: GO:0002188 - translation reinitiation [Evidence IMP] [PMID 20679478]; GO_process: GO:0006413 - translational initiation [Evidence IEA,IEA]; GO_process: GO:0006413 - translational initiation [Evidence IDA] [PMID 9671501]) produces MSKADAEEEAERAAKEAVPTKKVVCRTCGGEHFTAKCPYKDALGSADSANEGSEPATSRYGTPQPEAGPTTGVYVAPHQRGKPPGTVLTDPGRTPLNGERDDSATLRVTNLSEDIVEDELRHLFGRMGRIVRCHLVRDRETGRNRGFAFVSYETRDVAERACEKLNGYAFDNLIMHVEFSKK; encoded by the coding sequence ATGAGCAAGGCTGatgccgaagaagaagctgagaGAGCTGCCAAGGAGGCCGTTCCTACTAAGAAGGTTGTCTGTAGAACCTGTGGTGGTGAGCACTTCACCGCGAAATGTCCTTACAAAGATGCACTTGGATCTGCCGACAGTGCTAATGAAGGTAGCGAGCCTGCTACCAGCAGGTACGGTACACCTCAACCCGAGGCTGGTCCTACTACCGGTGTCTATGTGGCACCTCACCAACGTGGCAAGCCACCTGGTACTGTGCTTACTGATCCTGGTAGAACTCCTCTCAATGGCGAGCGTGACGATAGTGCTACTCTCCGTGTTACCAACTTGAGTGAAGATATTGTCGAAGACGAGCTGCGCCATCTCTTTGGTAGAATGGGCCGTATTGTTAGATGTCACTTGGTCCGTGACAGAGAAACTGGCCGTAACAGAGGTTTCGCCTTTGTTTCTTACGAAACCCGTGACGTCGCTGAAAGAGCTTGTGAGAAGCTTAATGGCTATGCCTTTGATAACTTGATTATGCATGTGGAATTCtcaaagaaataa